In Parasegetibacter sp. NRK P23, the genomic stretch ATCGAGGTGGTTGTACACCACGGAGTAATCGGGCGTGGAGGGGTGCATTCTTTCCAGCTTTTCGATGCCTTTGCGGAACATTTCCTTCGCGGCTTCGGGCCATTTTTTCAGCTCCGCTTTCTGCTGGAGATCTCGCAGTTCGCGCTCATTGGGATCTCCGCCGAGTTCTTCCTTGATGCTTTTCATCTGCTGTTGCAGGAAGTATTCCCTTTGCTGTTTGTCGAGTTCGGCACGGGTTTTCGTGGTCACCTTATTTTTCAGTTCCGCGAACTGGAGGTCGCGCTGCAGCAATTGCATCAGAAGATCGGCCCTTTCACGGATACTGTTCGAGACCAGGAGCTTTTGTTTTTCCCCCAATCCCGCGTTCAGGTTGCTGGCCACGAAATGGATCAGGAAGGCCGGGTTCTCGATATTTTTGAGCATGATCCCCGCTTCCGCCGGAAGGTTCGGTGTAAACGACATGATCTGGGTGGCGAGGTCCTTGATGTTGGCCACATAAGCCAGGAAGTTTTCGTCGACCGGGGCTTCTTCCTCCGGCATCTGAGCGATGGCCGCTTTAAAGAACGGTTCTTCCGCCAGCACTTTTTCTATAAGGAACCTTTTCTTTCCCTGGATAATCACCGTGGTGCCGCCATCCGGCATTTTAATCAGTTTGATGATGCGCGCCACGGTACCCACCGTTTCCAGGTCGGCTACCACGGGTTCTTCCACGGCACTATCTTTCTGCGCGATCACGCCAATCAGCTTATCACTTTTATACGCTTCCTGGACCGCTTTGATGCTTTTTTCCCTTCCCACCGTTATCGGCAATACCACGCCCGGGAACAAAACGGTGTTCCGGAGCGGCAATAAAGGAACCTCGGCTGGCAGGTCCATCGCGGCATTGTTATCGTCTTCGCTTTCGTTCAGGGGAATAATGGGCATAAAATCCATCTCATCTTCAGGTCTCAGGAAAAAATGCTGTTCGCTCATCCGTGCTTATTTAAGATAAAAGTACTGCCATTCTGCCCGCGGGATGGCGGGAAAACGGGAAAAACTACGGGGTCAATATTGGTGCCACACAAAAAAACCCGGTCGAATTGACCGGGTTCTAATCTGTTTCTGCTGTTTTATCAGAACACATAACCGAGACCAACCTGCCATGCCTGGCTTTTCCACTGGTCGCGGTTGTCGATATCGTTGATGTCGTTCAGGCCCACCGCATAGCGGCCATAAGCCCTGAACATGGCGATTTTCAGTTGTACACCACCCAGCATGGAGAAATCCCCGCTTTTAAAAGCTTCTTTCCCGTTGTCCAGCAGGCGCTTGTCCTTATCGATCAGGATGCTGTACTGCGGTCCTACCTGGAAAGTGATGAAATTGGAAGGGCGGATGTTCAGCAACAGGGGGATGGCGAGGTAGTTCAGTTTTACATCTTTTACCTGGGCGCCGAGGTCCTGGTAGATGTCCTCAAACTTTGCCCCGGTGCGGGCGTTCGATTCGGTCCACAATACTTCGGGCTGCAATCCGAATGTTTTGCTAAAGTTAAGTTCGGCGAAACCACCCAACTGGTAGCCGAAATTGTACCCGTCTTTGAAAGATTGTCCGTCAATCTTGTTCATGTTGGCCCCGGCTTTGATACCGAGTCCGAAATTAGGTTTCTGAGCGAGGCTGATCTGAGCAAAACCCAGCAGGGCGATGGCCAGGAAAAAAATACTCTTTTTCATACAAGTCGTTTTTTAGCTTTCCTCATCGAAATCAACTTACATGCCACCGGTTGTTAAAGATTGTTATAAGTGACAAACCTGTGGCCGGCGCCGTTGAAGAAAACTTTTTTTAAGTAATTCTTTGCTTTCAGCAGGAAAACAACTGTATGTGGGTTCACCCCTATTCCGTTCCGAAAAAAATCAGGCGAGGGTGAATACCGTGATTTCGGGCAG encodes the following:
- a CDS encoding porin family protein → MKKSIFFLAIALLGFAQISLAQKPNFGLGIKAGANMNKIDGQSFKDGYNFGYQLGGFAELNFSKTFGLQPEVLWTESNARTGAKFEDIYQDLGAQVKDVKLNYLAIPLLLNIRPSNFITFQVGPQYSILIDKDKRLLDNGKEAFKSGDFSMLGGVQLKIAMFRAYGRYAVGLNDINDIDNRDQWKSQAWQVGLGYVF